In one Pseudomonas sp. MM211 genomic region, the following are encoded:
- a CDS encoding electron transfer flavoprotein-ubiquinone oxidoreductase, which translates to MEREFMEFDVVIVGAGPAGLSAACRLKQKAAEAGQEISVCVVEKGSEVGAHILSGAVFEPRALDELFPDWKELGAPLNTPVKGDDIYVLKDANSSVKVPGFFVPKTMHNEGNYIISLGNLCRWLAQQAENLGVEIYPGFAAQEALIDESGVVRGIVTGDLGVDREGNPKEGYYTPGMELRAKYTLFAEGCRGHLGKQLIKKYNLDSEADAQHYGIGIKEIWDIDPSKHQQGLVVHTAGWPMDIMGTENTGGSFLYHLENNQVVVGLIIDLSYANPHLSPFDEFQRLKHHPVFKQYLDGGKRVAYGARAIAKGGLNSLPKMVFPGGALIGCDLGTLNFAKIKGSHTAMKSGMLAAEAIAEALAAGRQGGDELGNYVNAFKASWLYDELFRSRNFGAAIHKYGAVVGGGINWVDQNLFGGKLPFTLHDNKPDYACLKPAAESKKIDYPKPDGKLSFDKLSSVFLSNTNHEEEQPCHLKLADPSIPINKNLPLYDEPAQRYCPAGVYEVVANDDGSKRFQINAQNCVHCKTCDIKDPAQNITWVAPEGTGGPNYPNM; encoded by the coding sequence GTGGAACGCGAATTTATGGAGTTCGACGTCGTCATCGTCGGCGCCGGCCCTGCCGGCCTGTCCGCCGCTTGCCGCCTGAAGCAGAAGGCCGCCGAGGCTGGCCAGGAAATCAGCGTTTGCGTGGTCGAGAAAGGCTCCGAAGTGGGTGCCCACATCCTTTCCGGCGCTGTCTTCGAACCGCGAGCCCTGGACGAACTGTTCCCCGACTGGAAGGAACTGGGCGCGCCGCTGAATACGCCGGTCAAAGGCGACGACATCTACGTGCTGAAAGATGCCAACAGCTCCGTCAAGGTTCCGGGCTTCTTCGTGCCCAAGACCATGCACAACGAAGGCAACTATATCATCTCCCTCGGCAATCTGTGCCGCTGGCTGGCCCAGCAGGCCGAGAATCTCGGCGTGGAAATCTACCCGGGCTTCGCCGCTCAGGAAGCGCTGATCGATGAAAGCGGCGTGGTGCGCGGCATCGTTACCGGCGACTTGGGTGTCGACCGTGAAGGCAACCCGAAGGAAGGCTATTACACCCCGGGCATGGAACTGCGCGCCAAGTACACGCTGTTCGCCGAAGGCTGCCGTGGCCACCTCGGCAAGCAACTGATCAAGAAGTACAACCTCGACAGCGAAGCCGACGCTCAGCATTACGGCATCGGCATCAAGGAAATTTGGGACATCGACCCGAGCAAGCACCAGCAGGGCCTGGTGGTGCACACCGCTGGTTGGCCGATGGACATCATGGGCACCGAGAACACCGGCGGCTCCTTCCTCTATCACCTGGAAAACAACCAGGTGGTGGTCGGTCTGATCATCGACCTGTCCTACGCGAACCCGCACCTGTCGCCGTTCGACGAATTCCAGCGCCTCAAGCATCACCCGGTATTCAAGCAGTACCTCGACGGCGGCAAGCGTGTCGCCTACGGCGCCCGGGCCATTGCCAAGGGCGGCCTGAACTCGCTGCCGAAGATGGTATTCCCCGGCGGCGCTCTGATCGGCTGCGATCTCGGCACCCTCAACTTCGCCAAGATCAAGGGCAGCCACACCGCCATGAAGTCCGGCATGCTGGCTGCCGAGGCCATCGCCGAGGCCCTGGCTGCAGGTCGTCAGGGTGGCGACGAGCTGGGCAACTATGTCAATGCCTTCAAGGCCAGCTGGCTGTACGACGAACTGTTCCGCAGCCGTAACTTCGGCGCGGCGATCCACAAGTACGGCGCCGTGGTCGGTGGCGGCATCAACTGGGTCGACCAGAACCTGTTCGGCGGCAAGCTGCCCTTCACCCTGCACGACAACAAGCCGGATTACGCCTGCCTCAAGCCTGCCGCAGAGAGCAAGAAGATCGATTACCCGAAACCGGACGGCAAGCTCAGCTTCGATAAGCTGAGCTCGGTGTTTCTTTCCAACACCAACCACGAAGAGGAGCAGCCCTGCCACCTCAAACTGGCCGACCCGAGTATTCCGATCAACAAGAACCTGCCGCTGTACGACGAACCGGCGCAGCGCTACTGCCCGGCCGGCGTGTACGAAGTGGTCGCCAATGACGATGGCAGCAAACGCTTCCAGATCAACGCGCAGAACTGCGTGCACTGCAAGACCTGCGACATCAAGGACCCGGCCCAGAACATCACCTGGGTGGCGCCGGAAGGGACTGGCGGGCCTAACTACCCCAACATGTAA
- a CDS encoding electron transfer flavoprotein subunit beta/FixA family protein produces MKVLVAVKRVVDYNVKVRVKPDNSGVDLANVKMSMNPFCEIAVEEAVRLKEKGVASEIVVVSIGPTQAQEQLRTALALGADRAILVESAEELNSLAVAKLLKAVVDKEQPQLVILGKQAIDSDNNQTGQMLAALTGYAQGTFASKVEVSGDKVNVTREIDGGLQTVALNLPAIVTTDLRLNEPRYASLPNIMKAKKKPLETLTPDALGVSTASTVKTIKVEAPAARGAGIKVKSVAELVEKLKTEAKVI; encoded by the coding sequence ATGAAGGTTCTTGTAGCTGTCAAACGAGTGGTCGATTACAACGTCAAGGTTCGCGTCAAACCGGACAATAGCGGCGTCGATCTTGCCAACGTCAAGATGTCGATGAACCCTTTCTGCGAAATCGCCGTTGAAGAGGCCGTGCGCCTGAAAGAGAAGGGCGTCGCCAGCGAAATCGTGGTCGTCTCCATCGGCCCGACCCAAGCGCAGGAACAACTGCGTACCGCTCTGGCACTGGGCGCCGATCGCGCCATTCTGGTCGAGTCGGCCGAAGAGCTGAACTCCCTGGCGGTCGCCAAACTGCTCAAGGCAGTGGTCGACAAGGAGCAGCCGCAGCTTGTCATCCTCGGCAAGCAGGCAATCGACAGCGACAACAATCAGACCGGCCAGATGCTGGCTGCGTTGACCGGCTATGCCCAGGGCACCTTCGCCTCCAAGGTGGAAGTCAGCGGCGACAAGGTCAACGTCACCCGTGAGATCGACGGCGGTCTGCAAACCGTTGCTCTGAATCTGCCGGCCATCGTCACCACCGACCTGCGCCTGAACGAGCCGCGCTACGCTTCGCTGCCGAACATCATGAAGGCCAAGAAGAAGCCGCTGGAAACCCTGACCCCTGACGCGCTGGGCGTTTCCACTGCCTCCACCGTCAAGACCATCAAGGTCGAAGCGCCAGCTGCACGCGGTGCGGGTATCAAGGTCAAGTCGGTCGCCGAACTGGTCGAGAAACTGAAAACCGAAGCGAAGGTGATCTAA
- a CDS encoding DUF1285 domain-containing protein, producing MSDSDKAGDLLAQIPPAGSKGMPPVHLWNPDFCGDIDMRVARDGSWFYMGTPIGRPAMVRLFSTIIRRDGDDYFLVTPVEKVGIKVDDAPFVAVSVQVSGQGEGQVLRFVSNVGDEVEAGAEHPLRVELDAQTQEPSPYVHVRANLEALIHRNVFYQLVELAQTREIDGQPWLGVWSGGVFFPIGPLE from the coding sequence ATGAGTGACAGCGACAAGGCCGGTGATCTACTGGCGCAGATTCCGCCAGCGGGTAGCAAGGGCATGCCGCCGGTGCATCTGTGGAATCCCGATTTCTGCGGCGATATCGATATGCGTGTCGCCCGCGACGGCTCATGGTTCTACATGGGCACGCCCATCGGTCGGCCAGCCATGGTACGGCTGTTCTCGACGATCATTCGCCGTGATGGCGACGATTACTTTCTGGTCACGCCGGTAGAAAAGGTCGGCATCAAGGTCGATGACGCGCCGTTCGTGGCGGTCTCCGTGCAGGTGTCGGGGCAGGGTGAAGGGCAGGTGCTGCGCTTCGTCAGCAATGTTGGCGACGAGGTCGAGGCGGGTGCCGAGCATCCATTGCGGGTCGAACTGGATGCGCAGACACAGGAGCCATCGCCCTATGTGCACGTACGGGCCAACTTGGAAGCGCTGATCCATCGCAACGTTTTCTACCAGTTGGTCGAGCTGGCGCAAACTCGTGAAATCGACGGCCAGCCCTGGCTGGGCGTGTGGAGTGGTGGCGTGTTCTTTCCTATCGGGCCGCTGGAATAG
- a CDS encoding electron transfer flavoprotein subunit alpha/FixB family protein yields MTILVIAEHTNSALAPATLNTVAAAQAIGGDIHVLVAGQGVGAAAEAAAKIAGVAKVLVADNAAFAHQLPENVAPLVVELGKAYSHILAAATSNGKNILPRVAAQLDVDQISEIVSVESPDTFKRPIYAGNAIATVQSSAAVKVITVRATGFDAVAAEGGSAAIENISAGGDAGKSAFVGEELAKSDRPELTAAKIVVSGGRGMQNGDNFKHLYTLADKLGAAVGASRAAVDAGFVPNDMQVGQTGKIVAPQLYIAVGISGAIQHLAGMKDSKVIVAINKDEEAPIFQVADYGLVADLFEAVPELEKLV; encoded by the coding sequence ATGACTATCCTGGTTATCGCTGAACACACCAATTCCGCGCTGGCACCAGCGACTCTGAACACCGTCGCTGCTGCTCAAGCAATCGGTGGCGACATCCACGTACTGGTCGCCGGCCAAGGCGTTGGCGCTGCCGCCGAAGCGGCTGCCAAGATCGCTGGCGTCGCCAAGGTACTGGTTGCCGACAACGCTGCATTCGCTCATCAGCTGCCGGAAAACGTCGCGCCGCTGGTCGTCGAGCTGGGCAAGGCCTACAGCCACATTCTGGCTGCCGCTACCAGCAACGGTAAGAACATTCTGCCGCGCGTCGCTGCGCAACTGGACGTCGATCAGATCTCCGAGATCGTCTCCGTGGAAAGCCCGGACACCTTCAAGCGCCCGATCTATGCCGGTAACGCCATCGCTACCGTGCAGTCTTCCGCTGCCGTGAAAGTGATCACCGTGCGTGCCACCGGTTTCGACGCCGTGGCGGCCGAGGGCGGTTCCGCTGCCATCGAAAACATTTCGGCGGGCGGCGATGCCGGCAAGTCGGCGTTCGTCGGTGAAGAGCTGGCCAAGTCCGATCGTCCGGAACTGACCGCTGCCAAGATCGTGGTCTCTGGTGGTCGCGGCATGCAGAACGGCGACAACTTCAAGCACCTGTACACCCTGGCCGACAAGCTCGGCGCAGCGGTCGGCGCTTCCCGTGCCGCGGTCGATGCCGGTTTCGTACCGAACGACATGCAGGTCGGCCAGACCGGCAAGATCGTCGCCCCGCAGCTGTACATCGCGGTCGGCATCAGTGGTGCCATCCAGCATCTGGCTGGTATGAAGGACTCCAAGGTGATCGTCGCGATCAACAAGGACGAGGAAGCACCAATCTTCCAGGTTGCCGACTATGGCCTGGTAGCCGACCTGTTCGAAGCCGTACCGGAGCTGGAAAAGCTGGTTTGA